One genomic region from Ammospiza nelsoni isolate bAmmNel1 chromosome 13, bAmmNel1.pri, whole genome shotgun sequence encodes:
- the OSGIN1 gene encoding oxidative stress-induced growth inhibitor 1 gives MLPDGKMCPLVTRPTNRSGLKTIPVVIIGNGPSGICLSYLLSGYTPYFKRHALHPHPILQRKLEEAPEVSVLDQDLEYLSEGLEGRSHSPVALLFDTLQRPDTDFDGTAESVLSWWHEPDRAIPHLVLGRNAPGGAWHSIEGSMFTLSKGEWMGLPDLPFKEWLKQKKRGLKNNRATAEDIAQYYQHYVVKKGLQKNFRCGTVVTSVRKVSAESISNHTQKDLQENSGSIWSSNEKSAEVFQVDGFFKTMEGVKEAFSIYAENVVLATGTYDNPTWLGVKGENLSYVHHQLSALEEAVKNNSVGIMTDPVLIVGAGLTAADAILFAHHCNIPVIHVFRRRVTDPGLIFNQLPKTMYPEYHKVHQMMKEQTAACAGPYEHYISLPEHHVLSFGKDKKCIFQDKNGCQKAYKISMALVLTGSNPNLSFLPNNGTDLALDSEQPVNPKRNPIDVDPFTYECTQEKGLYALGPLAGDNFVRFVQGGALAAASSLLKKANKNPP, from the exons ATGCTTCCAGATGGGAAGATGTGTCCATTAGTGACCAGGCCTACAAACAGGAGTGGGCTCAAGACAATTCCTGTTGTGATCATAG GGAATGGACCTTCAGGAATCTGTCTCTCATATTTGCTGTCAGGTTACACCCCTTACTTCAAAAGACAtgctcttcatcctcatcctATTCTTCAGAGAAAACTGGAAGAGGCACCAGAAGTCTCTGTTTTGGACCAG GATCTGGAGTATCTGTCTGAAGGCTTGGAGGGACGATCCCACAGCCCCGTGGCTCTCCTGTTTGACACCCTGCAGCGGCCAGACACCGACTTTGATGGGACAGCAGAATCTGTGCTCAGCTGGTGGCATGAGCCTGACAGAGCCATCCCCCACCTGGTCCTTGGCAGAAACGCTCCTGGAGGGGCCTGGCAT TCTATAGAGGGCTCTATGTTTACCCTGAGCAAAGGGGAATGGATGGGACTCCCAGATCTCCCTTTCAAAGAATGgttaaagcaaaagaaaag AGGCCTCAAAAACAATAGAGCCACAGCAGAAGACATTGCTCAATATTACCAGCACTATGTGGTGAAGAAAGGACTGCAGAAGAATTTCAGATGTGGCACTGTTGTGACCTCTGTGAGGAAAGTGAGTGCAGAGAGCATCTCCAACCACACCCAGAAAGATCTGCAGGAGAATAGTGGCTCAATCTGGAGCTCTAATGAAAAAAGTGCAGAGGTCTTTCAGGTGGATGGATTTTTCAAAACTATGGAAGGTGTTAAAGAGGCCTTCTCCATCTATGCAGAAAATGTGGTCCTGGCTACAGGAACATATGACAATCCTACCTGGCTTGGGGTCAAGGGAGAAAACCTTTCCTATGTCCACCACCAGCTGTCTGCCCTTGAAGAAGCAGTGAAGAATAACAGTGTTGGCATCATGACAGATCCAGTCTTGATTGTAGGTGCTGGTCTGACAGCTGCTGATGCCATTCTCTTTGCTCACCATTGCAATATTCCAGTAATCCACGTTTTTCGGAGACGAGTCACTGATCCTGGCCTTATTTTTAACCAGCTTCCCAAAACAATGTACCCTGAATACCACAAGGTACACCAGATGATGAAAGAACAGacagctgcctgtgcagggcccTATGAGCACTACATCAGCCTCCCTGAACATCACGTGCTCTCCTTTGGCAAGGACAAGAAATGCATCTTTCAAGACAAGAACGGCTGTCAGAAAGCTTATAAAATTTCCATGGCTCTTGTTCTAACTGGCTCAAACCCCAACCTCTCCTTTCTGCCAAATAATGGCACTGACTTGGCCCTGGACAGTGAGCAGCCAGTGAATCCCAAGAGGAATCCCATAGATGTTGATCCCTTCACCTATGAATGCACTCAGGAGAAAGGGCTCTATGCCCTGGGGCCTCTGGCAGGAGATAACTTTGTGCGCTTTGTGCAGGGaggggctctggctgctgccagctctctgcTAAAGAAAGCCAACAAAAATCCCCCCTAA